A window from Candidatus Bathyarchaeota archaeon encodes these proteins:
- a CDS encoding NADP-dependent malic enzyme — MTPSKKLTVEELLAKAKKPAKLALAYHPYYQGKIQIMPKCPIRTPADFAIWYTPGVAASCRKIKDDPEQVFTQTNKWNFVAVVSDGTRVLGLGDIGPQAGLPVMEGKALLFKYLGGVDAFPICLGTKNPEEIITACKWLEPTFGGINLEDISKPKCFRILEETRKKLNIPVWHDDQQGTATVILAGIINALKIVGKKMNQAKITMIGVGSANTRTAIVLMRAGVKPGNIIMVDSKGILHSNRKDVEAEKQDNPWKWDFCLNTNAEGRTGSTLDALKNADICIAASKPGPGTIKKEWITKMATDSIVFACANPIPEIWPWEAKEAGAKIVATGRSDFENQINNSLGFPGIFRGVLDVKAKTITDDMCIAAGKELAKFAEERGIHEGDIVPRMEEWEVYPREAVACALKSIEEGVARVKLSRQELWDRAVSIIRNAMDSTALLMKKGLISAPPSEEKILGSQ; from the coding sequence ATGACCCCATCTAAAAAACTCACAGTAGAAGAATTATTAGCGAAAGCAAAAAAACCAGCAAAACTCGCACTAGCATACCACCCGTACTATCAAGGAAAAATACAGATCATGCCAAAATGCCCAATCCGAACACCAGCGGACTTCGCAATTTGGTACACACCAGGCGTAGCAGCCTCATGCCGAAAAATCAAAGACGACCCAGAACAAGTCTTCACACAGACAAACAAATGGAACTTCGTGGCAGTAGTAAGCGATGGGACACGCGTACTCGGACTCGGAGACATCGGACCGCAAGCAGGGCTACCAGTCATGGAAGGAAAAGCGCTTCTATTCAAATATCTCGGCGGAGTCGACGCATTCCCAATCTGCCTAGGCACCAAAAACCCAGAGGAAATCATAACAGCATGCAAATGGTTAGAACCTACGTTTGGGGGAATAAACCTCGAAGACATAAGCAAACCAAAATGCTTCCGCATACTAGAAGAAACAAGGAAAAAACTGAACATACCCGTCTGGCACGATGACCAGCAAGGAACCGCTACAGTAATACTAGCAGGAATAATAAACGCACTCAAAATCGTAGGCAAAAAAATGAACCAAGCAAAAATAACCATGATCGGAGTAGGATCGGCAAACACACGAACAGCCATCGTCCTCATGAGAGCAGGAGTCAAACCAGGAAACATCATAATGGTCGACAGCAAAGGAATCCTCCACTCTAACAGAAAAGACGTAGAAGCTGAAAAACAAGATAACCCGTGGAAATGGGATTTCTGCCTAAACACAAACGCAGAAGGAAGAACAGGAAGCACACTTGACGCGCTGAAAAACGCCGACATTTGCATAGCAGCATCCAAACCAGGACCCGGCACAATCAAAAAAGAATGGATAACCAAAATGGCAACAGATTCCATAGTATTCGCGTGCGCAAACCCAATCCCTGAAATATGGCCATGGGAAGCAAAGGAAGCAGGAGCCAAAATCGTGGCAACAGGACGTTCAGACTTCGAAAACCAGATAAACAACTCTCTTGGCTTCCCAGGAATCTTCAGAGGAGTCTTAGACGTAAAGGCAAAGACCATCACCGACGACATGTGCATCGCTGCAGGCAAGGAACTGGCCAAGTTCGCTGAAGAGAGGGGAATTCATGAAGGAGACATTGTTCCTAGAATGGAAGAATGGGAGGTCTATCCTCGCGAGGCCGTTGCTTGCGCATTAAAGTCGATTGAGGAGGGTGTTGCCCGCGTGAAGTTGAGTAGGCAAGAACTGTGGGATAGGGCTGTTTCTATTATTAGAAACGCTATGGACTCTACTGCTTTGTTGATGAAAAAAGGACTTATATCTGCTCCGCCGTCTGAAGAAAAGATTCTAGGCAGTCAATAA